A region from the Lysobacter sp. BMK333-48F3 genome encodes:
- a CDS encoding primosomal protein N' — translation MPEAPFPPPQTVWRVALPLPLPRLFDYLPPAGETGPDAIGCRVQVPFGRRELVGVVAEVGAPEFDGDGAALKTALARLDPAPLLQGELLESLRWLARYTHAPLGEVLATALPGPLRHGEPLPDTHAWAWCATEAGAAERERLRAGKPRRLADLLHDHGTLDEDRLDNLFDGWREAARSLAKRGHAERIAVPALAQAPQPQPGPALNDEQQAAVDAVLAAEGFNALLLDGVTGSGKTEVYLHAIADCLARGKQALVLVPEIGLTPQTLARFRARLGVPVHALHSGLGDGERARTWAAFARGEARVAVGTRSAVFLPLSEPGLIVIDEEHDASFKQQDGIRYHARDFALVRAKALDVPVLLGSATPSLESLRNAQAGRYGHLRLQRRAGQAQAPRVRVVDVRKRPLEAGLSPELFERVHAELRAGGQVLVFKNRRGYAPVLLCHDCGWSAHCPRCSTPLKGTPMTVHGGGRRLQCHHCGTRRPAPDACPDCGGLALQSQGAGTERIEESLAARLSDFPVLRIDRGSTQKRDALEKLLAQFGTAPGVLVGTQMLAKGHDLPNLTLVAVVGIDEGLFSADFRAPEKLAQLLIQVAGRAGRANKPGEVLLQTHHPDHPLLHTLLSGGYAAFAETELAQREAAEFPPFAHMALIRAEAQQVELANAFLAMARRELERAAAARRGDGDARALEISGPVPAPMPRRAGYLRAQLILSAPQRRSLHAALDAALPAIHAAPETRKVRWSLDVDPADLY, via the coding sequence GGGTGGTCGCCGAGGTCGGCGCGCCCGAGTTCGACGGCGACGGCGCGGCGCTCAAGACCGCGCTGGCCCGGCTCGACCCGGCGCCGCTGCTGCAGGGCGAACTGCTCGAGTCGCTGCGCTGGCTGGCGCGCTACACCCACGCCCCGCTGGGCGAGGTCCTGGCCACCGCCCTGCCCGGGCCGCTGCGCCACGGCGAGCCGCTGCCGGACACCCACGCCTGGGCCTGGTGCGCGACCGAGGCCGGGGCCGCCGAGCGCGAGCGGCTGCGCGCCGGCAAGCCGCGCCGGCTGGCCGATCTGCTGCACGATCACGGCACGCTCGACGAAGATCGCCTCGACAACCTGTTCGACGGCTGGCGCGAGGCGGCCCGCAGCCTGGCCAAGCGCGGTCATGCCGAGCGCATCGCGGTGCCGGCCCTGGCGCAGGCGCCGCAGCCGCAGCCGGGCCCGGCGCTCAACGACGAACAACAGGCCGCGGTCGACGCGGTGCTGGCCGCCGAGGGCTTCAACGCCCTGCTCCTGGACGGCGTCACCGGCAGCGGCAAGACCGAGGTCTACCTGCACGCCATCGCCGACTGCCTGGCGCGCGGCAAGCAGGCCCTGGTGCTGGTGCCGGAGATCGGCCTGACCCCGCAGACCCTGGCGCGCTTCCGCGCCCGCCTCGGCGTGCCGGTGCACGCCCTGCATTCCGGGCTCGGCGACGGCGAACGCGCCCGCACCTGGGCCGCGTTCGCGCGCGGCGAGGCGCGGGTCGCGGTCGGCACCCGTTCGGCGGTGTTCCTGCCCCTGTCCGAGCCGGGCCTGATCGTGATCGACGAGGAACACGACGCCAGCTTCAAGCAGCAGGACGGGATCCGTTACCACGCCCGCGACTTCGCCCTGGTCCGGGCCAAGGCCCTGGACGTGCCGGTGCTGCTCGGCAGCGCGACCCCGTCGCTGGAGTCGCTGCGCAACGCCCAGGCCGGCCGCTACGGCCATCTGCGCCTGCAGCGCCGCGCCGGCCAGGCGCAGGCGCCGCGGGTGCGGGTGGTCGACGTGCGCAAGCGCCCGCTCGAAGCCGGCCTGTCGCCGGAGCTGTTCGAACGCGTCCACGCCGAGCTGCGCGCCGGCGGCCAGGTGCTGGTGTTCAAGAACCGCCGCGGCTATGCGCCGGTGCTGCTGTGCCACGACTGCGGCTGGAGCGCGCACTGCCCGCGCTGCAGCACCCCGCTCAAGGGCACGCCGATGACCGTGCACGGCGGCGGCCGGCGCCTGCAATGCCACCACTGCGGCACCCGCCGGCCGGCGCCCGACGCCTGCCCCGACTGCGGCGGCCTGGCCCTGCAGTCGCAGGGCGCCGGCACCGAACGGATCGAGGAATCGCTGGCCGCGCGCCTGTCCGACTTTCCGGTGCTGCGCATCGACCGCGGCAGCACCCAGAAGCGCGACGCGCTGGAAAAACTGCTGGCGCAGTTCGGCACCGCGCCGGGCGTGCTGGTCGGCACCCAGATGCTGGCCAAGGGCCACGACTTGCCCAACCTGACCCTGGTCGCGGTGGTCGGCATCGACGAAGGCTTGTTCAGCGCCGACTTCCGCGCCCCGGAAAAACTCGCCCAGTTGCTGATCCAGGTGGCCGGCCGCGCCGGCCGCGCGAACAAGCCCGGCGAAGTGCTGCTGCAGACCCACCACCCCGACCATCCGCTGCTGCACACGCTGTTGTCGGGCGGCTATGCCGCTTTCGCCGAGACCGAGCTGGCCCAGCGCGAGGCCGCCGAGTTCCCGCCGTTCGCGCACATGGCGCTGATCCGCGCCGAAGCGCAGCAGGTCGAACTGGCCAATGCGTTCCTGGCGATGGCGCGGCGCGAACTCGAGCGCGCCGCCGCCGCGCGCCGCGGCGACGGCGACGCGCGCGCGCTGGAGATCAGCGGCCCGGTGCCGGCGCCGATGCCGCGCCGCGCCGGCTACTTGCGCGCGCAGCTGATCCTGTCGGCGCCGCAGCGGCGCAGCCTGCACGCCGCGCTCGACGCGGCGCTGCCGGCGATCCACGCCGCGCCGGAAACGCGCAAGGTGCGCTGGTCGCTGGACGTGGATCCGGCCGACCTGTACTGA
- a CDS encoding VanW family protein, translating to MSTVTLPPPARSDLPTRRQALLFACKAWGLRTIRFWRDARDPQRPRAHAPSPALRDAPVLAEFDGALWPRDEADPLLVAGKLQNLRVALRRLDGIEVPAGAVFGFWKQVGRATRARGYVSGRELREGCVIPAIGGGLCQLSNALYDSAVRAGLEVVERHRHSRTLPGSLAEQDRDATVFWNYLDLRLRAPFAWRLEVTMDAQRLRLRIRARAQMQAALPLAPSPRRATSVVNDCGSCGQTECHRHTGPSARGLRRTWWIEEAWPEFRQHLQDQRGEGDRVFGAGGAALPAQAAHRRVAQSLAWRYRRRRGQALPQVRLAQLQGHARDLARRLQARDVELVLPQSLLPFLWRDGELAGRRYAVLMTALPMAALQDELDRAVRRRPQCASLRDFRADPQLIEDEWQGLLGAQAWLSPHAQVLQLAGARASALAWALPTALQRLPRAVGAPPRALFAASALARKGIHELLEALRGDEVEILLPPGDGERGLDPGRARLRRVASYAQGLSEADAVVLPAWVEHQPRALLSAIASGIPVVATPACGLGEALPWRRVEAGDVDGLRSAVRDALA from the coding sequence ATGAGCACGGTCACGCTTCCGCCGCCCGCCCGCAGCGACCTGCCGACCCGCCGCCAGGCCTTGCTGTTCGCCTGCAAGGCCTGGGGCCTGCGCACGATCCGGTTCTGGCGCGATGCGCGCGATCCGCAGCGCCCGCGCGCGCATGCGCCTTCGCCCGCGTTGCGCGACGCGCCGGTGTTGGCCGAGTTCGACGGCGCGCTGTGGCCTCGCGACGAGGCCGACCCGTTGCTGGTCGCCGGCAAACTGCAGAACCTGCGCGTGGCGTTGCGCCGGCTCGACGGCATCGAGGTGCCGGCCGGGGCGGTGTTCGGTTTCTGGAAGCAGGTCGGCCGCGCGACCCGCGCGCGCGGCTACGTCAGCGGCCGCGAGCTGCGCGAGGGCTGCGTGATTCCGGCGATCGGCGGCGGCCTGTGCCAGTTGTCCAACGCCTTGTACGACAGCGCGGTGCGCGCCGGCCTGGAGGTGGTCGAACGCCACCGCCATTCGCGCACCCTGCCGGGTTCGCTGGCCGAGCAGGACCGCGACGCGACCGTGTTCTGGAATTACCTCGACCTGCGCCTGCGTGCGCCGTTCGCCTGGCGCCTGGAAGTGACGATGGATGCGCAGCGCTTGCGCTTGCGCATCCGCGCCCGGGCGCAGATGCAGGCCGCCCTGCCGCTGGCGCCGTCGCCGCGGCGCGCGACCTCGGTGGTCAACGATTGCGGCAGCTGCGGCCAGACCGAATGCCATCGTCATACCGGGCCGTCCGCGCGCGGTCTGCGCCGGACCTGGTGGATCGAGGAGGCCTGGCCGGAGTTCCGCCAACATCTGCAGGACCAGCGCGGCGAAGGCGACCGCGTGTTCGGCGCCGGCGGCGCGGCGCTGCCGGCGCAGGCCGCGCACCGGCGCGTGGCGCAGTCGCTGGCCTGGCGCTATCGGCGCCGGCGCGGCCAGGCCTTGCCGCAGGTGCGGCTGGCGCAGCTGCAGGGGCATGCGCGCGATCTGGCCCGGCGCCTGCAGGCGCGCGACGTCGAGTTGGTGCTGCCGCAGAGTCTGCTGCCGTTCCTGTGGCGCGACGGCGAACTGGCCGGGCGCCGTTATGCGGTGCTGATGACCGCATTGCCGATGGCGGCCTTGCAGGACGAACTCGACCGCGCGGTGCGGCGCCGGCCGCAATGCGCTTCGCTGCGCGATTTCCGCGCCGATCCGCAGCTGATCGAAGACGAGTGGCAGGGCCTGCTCGGCGCGCAGGCCTGGCTGAGTCCGCATGCGCAGGTGCTGCAGCTGGCCGGCGCGCGCGCGAGCGCCCTGGCTTGGGCGTTGCCGACGGCGTTGCAGCGCCTGCCGCGCGCGGTCGGCGCGCCGCCGCGGGCGCTGTTCGCCGCTTCGGCGCTGGCGCGCAAAGGCATCCACGAACTGCTCGAAGCGCTGCGCGGCGACGAGGTCGAGATCCTGCTGCCGCCGGGCGACGGCGAGCGCGGCCTCGATCCCGGCCGCGCCCGCCTGCGCCGCGTCGCCAGCTATGCGCAGGGCTTGAGCGAAGCCGATGCGGTGGTCTTGCCGGCCTGGGTCGAACACCAGCCGCGGGCCTTGCTGAGTGCGATCGCCAGCGGCATTCCGGTGGTCGCGACGCCGGCCTGCGGGCTCGGCGAGGCCTTGCCCTGGCGGCGGGTGGAGGCCGGCGACGTCGACGGCCTGCGCAGCGCGGTGCGCGACGCCCTGGCCTGA
- a CDS encoding NYN domain-containing protein, whose translation MAAEEKRIALLIDADNAPAAKIEAILAEVARYGVANVRRAYGNWKSQSLKGWEAVLHEYAIRPMQQFAYSKGKNASDMALVIDAMDLLYARNLDGFAIVSSDADFTPLVMRLLTEGAKVYGFGEQKTPEPFVNACSKFTYLEALGQPAGTDAPADEAPATPPRSAGDLRSDTRLVRMLRRAVDAVAGDDGWSHLGAVGHQIGNQASFDSRNYGYRKLSDLIEASGLFELRRDNQIVWVRDKPKGKGAAKSPPKPADAPAAKPAPAAPAAGKPRLKAK comes from the coding sequence ATGGCGGCTGAGGAAAAACGCATCGCGTTGCTGATCGACGCCGACAACGCGCCGGCGGCAAAGATCGAGGCGATCCTGGCCGAGGTGGCCCGCTACGGCGTGGCCAACGTGCGCCGCGCCTACGGCAACTGGAAAAGCCAGAGCCTGAAGGGCTGGGAAGCGGTGCTGCACGAGTACGCGATCCGGCCGATGCAGCAGTTCGCCTACAGCAAGGGCAAGAACGCCTCCGACATGGCCCTGGTGATCGACGCCATGGACCTGCTGTACGCGCGCAACCTGGACGGGTTCGCGATCGTCTCCAGCGACGCCGACTTCACCCCGCTGGTGATGCGGCTGCTGACCGAAGGCGCCAAGGTCTACGGCTTCGGCGAGCAGAAGACCCCGGAGCCGTTCGTCAACGCCTGCTCCAAGTTCACCTATCTGGAAGCGCTGGGCCAGCCGGCCGGCACCGACGCGCCGGCCGACGAGGCGCCGGCCACGCCGCCGCGCAGCGCCGGCGATCTGCGCAGCGACACCCGCCTGGTGCGGATGTTGCGGCGCGCGGTCGATGCGGTCGCCGGCGACGACGGCTGGTCGCATCTGGGTGCGGTCGGCCACCAGATCGGCAATCAGGCTTCGTTCGACTCGCGCAATTACGGCTATCGCAAGCTCAGCGACCTGATCGAGGCCAGCGGCCTGTTCGAGCTGCGCCGCGACAACCAGATCGTGTGGGTGCGCGACAAGCCCAAGGGCAAGGGCGCGGCCAAATCGCCGCCCAAGCCCGCCGACGCGCCCGCCGCCAAGCCCGCGCCGGCAGCGCCCGCGGCCGGCAAACCCAGGCTCAAGGCCAAGTAA
- the tal gene encoding transaldolase: protein MSANPTTKPIPMTQLEQLRALSAVVADTGDIEAIARFRPLDATTNPSLLLKAASLPAYAPLIESALAAAEGGDIAERVSDAGLRLAVAIGGEILKLIPGRVSTEVDARLSFDTDATLAQARRIVELYERAGIGRERLLIKIASTWEGIRAAEQLEREGIHCNLTLLFSFAQAVACAEAGVYLISPFVGRILDWHLANGAAKPATPQDDPGVQSVARIWNYYKRHGYATVVMGASFRNTGQVLALAGCDRLTISPELLAELDAAAGEVPRALIDDGARAAPEPALSEAAFRWQHNEDAMATDKLADGIRRFAADQRKLEDLLAQRLRG, encoded by the coding sequence ATGTCCGCGAACCCAACGACGAAACCTATCCCCATGACCCAGCTCGAACAACTGCGCGCGCTGTCCGCGGTAGTCGCCGACACCGGCGACATCGAGGCGATCGCCCGCTTCCGTCCGCTCGACGCCACCACCAACCCCTCGCTGCTGCTCAAGGCCGCGTCCCTGCCCGCCTACGCGCCGCTGATCGAGTCGGCGCTGGCCGCCGCCGAGGGCGGGGACATCGCCGAACGGGTAAGCGACGCCGGCCTGCGCCTGGCGGTGGCGATCGGCGGCGAGATCCTCAAGCTGATTCCCGGCCGCGTCTCGACCGAAGTCGACGCGCGCCTGAGCTTCGATACCGACGCTACCCTGGCCCAGGCCCGGCGCATCGTCGAACTGTACGAACGCGCCGGCATCGGCCGCGAGCGCCTGCTGATCAAGATCGCCTCGACCTGGGAAGGCATCCGCGCCGCCGAGCAGCTCGAACGCGAAGGCATCCACTGCAACCTGACCCTGCTGTTCTCCTTCGCCCAGGCGGTCGCCTGCGCCGAGGCCGGGGTCTATCTGATCTCGCCCTTCGTCGGCCGCATCCTCGACTGGCACCTGGCCAACGGCGCGGCCAAGCCGGCCACGCCGCAGGACGACCCCGGCGTGCAGTCGGTGGCCCGGATCTGGAACTACTACAAGCGCCACGGCTACGCCACGGTGGTGATGGGCGCCAGCTTCCGCAACACCGGACAAGTCCTGGCCCTGGCCGGCTGCGACCGCCTGACCATCTCGCCGGAGCTGTTGGCCGAACTCGACGCCGCCGCGGGCGAAGTGCCGCGCGCGCTGATCGACGACGGCGCCCGCGCCGCGCCGGAGCCGGCGCTCAGCGAGGCCGCGTTCCGCTGGCAGCACAACGAGGATGCGATGGCGACCGACAAGCTCGCCGACGGCATCCGCCGTTTCGCCGCCGACCAGCGCAAGCTGGAAGACCTGCTCGCGCAGCGCCTGCGCGGCTGA
- a CDS encoding NAD(P)/FAD-dependent oxidoreductase, whose protein sequence is MSDSRKHVVIVGGGFGGLWATRALANADVRITLIDRRNHHLFQPLLYQVATAGLSAPDIAAPLRHILRKQANVEVRLGEVVALDAGARRLRLADGEAIGYDYLLLASGATHAYFGHDEWAANAPGLKTLDDALLIRRRVLLAFERAEAAQTEAERASWLHFAVVGGGPTGVELAGTLAEIARHTLRREFRRIDPAQARVRLIEAGPRVLANFPESLSAKARAQLERLGVEVVTGTPVAAIDGDGYRLGEETVAARTVLWAAGVAASPLGAMLDAPRDRAGRVQVQPDLSVPGHPEIFVAGDLASLQQANGQPVPGVAPAAKQMGGYVARAIRARLRGETIAPFGYVDYGNLATIGRRAAVVDLRGLRFSGFMAWAFWLAAHVFFLIGFRNRLLVMLNWSWAYFTYQRHARIIFGGKPDPS, encoded by the coding sequence ATGAGCGATTCGCGCAAACACGTCGTCATCGTTGGCGGCGGGTTCGGCGGATTGTGGGCGACGCGCGCGCTGGCCAACGCCGACGTGCGCATCACCCTGATCGACCGCCGCAACCATCATCTGTTCCAACCCCTGCTGTACCAGGTCGCCACCGCCGGCCTGTCGGCGCCCGACATCGCCGCGCCGCTGCGCCACATCCTGCGCAAGCAGGCCAACGTCGAGGTGCGGCTGGGCGAAGTCGTCGCCCTCGATGCCGGCGCGCGCCGGCTGCGCCTGGCCGACGGCGAGGCGATCGGCTACGACTACCTGCTGCTCGCCAGCGGCGCCACCCACGCCTACTTCGGCCACGACGAGTGGGCGGCGAACGCGCCCGGGCTGAAGACCCTCGACGACGCGCTGCTGATCCGGCGCCGGGTGCTGCTCGCGTTCGAACGCGCCGAGGCCGCGCAGACCGAGGCCGAACGCGCCTCCTGGCTGCATTTCGCCGTGGTCGGCGGCGGCCCGACCGGGGTCGAGCTGGCCGGCACCCTGGCCGAGATCGCCCGCCACACCTTGCGCCGCGAGTTCCGCCGGATCGATCCGGCGCAGGCCAGGGTGCGCTTGATCGAGGCCGGGCCGCGGGTGCTGGCGAACTTCCCCGAGTCGCTGTCGGCCAAGGCGCGCGCGCAGCTGGAACGCCTGGGCGTGGAAGTCGTTACCGGCACGCCGGTCGCGGCGATCGACGGCGACGGCTACCGGCTCGGCGAGGAGACCGTCGCCGCGCGCACCGTGCTGTGGGCGGCCGGCGTCGCCGCCTCGCCGCTGGGCGCGATGCTCGACGCGCCGCGCGACCGCGCCGGGCGGGTGCAGGTGCAGCCCGATCTCAGCGTGCCCGGCCACCCGGAGATCTTCGTCGCCGGCGACCTGGCCAGCCTGCAGCAGGCCAACGGCCAGCCGGTGCCGGGCGTGGCGCCGGCGGCCAAGCAGATGGGCGGCTACGTCGCCCGCGCGATCCGCGCCCGCCTGCGCGGCGAGACGATCGCGCCGTTCGGCTACGTCGACTACGGCAACCTGGCCACCATCGGCCGCCGCGCCGCGGTGGTCGACCTGCGCGGCCTGCGCTTCTCCGGGTTCATGGCCTGGGCGTTCTGGCTCGCCGCGCACGTGTTCTTCCTGATCGGCTTCCGCAACCGCCTGCTGGTGATGCTCAACTGGTCGTGGGCGTATTTCACCTATCAGCGCCACGCCCGGATCATCTTCGGCGGCAAGCCCGATCCGTCCTGA
- a CDS encoding phytanoyl-CoA dioxygenase family protein has protein sequence MLTAEQKQQFADQGYLVIDPQIDPAIIDGVRERVGNGLLYPDGRTVARVQDAWRQDAGVKTIACAPTVLAVLAQLHGRKPLPFQTLNFRVGTEQKVHSDTVHFNSNPAGHMCGVWVALEDIDQHNGAVIYYPGSHKLPEVGMSEVFAEPDLGARRAPMRDGPLSPRGWWRELRGHSPAHDSAHNYLLYETYMERQIERARIAPALATIRKGQAFVWAANLMHGGSPRTDPARTRHSQVSHYYFEGARYHRPLLNPDGRVRYFQPDWIV, from the coding sequence GTGCTGACCGCCGAGCAAAAGCAGCAATTCGCCGACCAGGGCTACCTGGTCATCGACCCGCAAATCGATCCCGCGATCATCGACGGCGTGCGCGAGCGCGTCGGCAACGGCCTGCTCTATCCGGACGGCCGCACCGTGGCGCGGGTCCAGGATGCCTGGCGCCAGGACGCCGGGGTCAAGACGATCGCCTGCGCGCCGACCGTGCTGGCGGTGCTGGCGCAACTGCACGGGCGCAAGCCGCTGCCGTTCCAGACCCTCAACTTCCGCGTCGGCACCGAGCAGAAGGTCCACTCCGACACCGTCCACTTCAATTCCAACCCGGCCGGGCACATGTGCGGCGTGTGGGTGGCCTTGGAAGACATCGACCAGCACAACGGCGCGGTGATCTATTACCCCGGCAGCCACAAGCTGCCCGAAGTGGGCATGAGCGAAGTGTTCGCCGAACCCGATCTGGGCGCGCGCCGCGCGCCGATGCGCGACGGCCCGCTGTCGCCGCGCGGCTGGTGGCGGGAACTGCGCGGCCATTCGCCGGCGCACGATTCCGCGCACAACTACCTGCTCTACGAAACCTACATGGAACGGCAGATCGAGCGCGCCCGGATCGCGCCGGCGCTGGCGACGATCCGCAAGGGCCAGGCCTTCGTCTGGGCGGCCAATCTGATGCACGGCGGATCGCCGCGCACCGATCCCGCGCGCACCCGCCACAGCCAGGTCAGCCACTACTACTTCGAAGGCGCGCGCTACCACCGCCCGCTGCTCAATCCGGACGGACGCGTGCGCTATTTCCAGCCCGACTGGATCGTCTGA
- a CDS encoding DUF1203 domain-containing protein, which yields MISYRIAGLSPQPYAALFALDDADLAAHDMRRVVADSPRGYPCRVSLVDAAVGETVLLLTHEHQAQGPYRASGPIFVREAASRAQAYQDQWPPVLLTRYLSLRAYDGQGWLREARVADGAQGEQAVQELFADPAIVRVAAHNARYGCFLCAIDRA from the coding sequence ATGATTTCCTACCGCATCGCCGGCCTGTCGCCGCAACCCTATGCCGCGTTGTTCGCGCTCGACGACGCCGACCTGGCGGCGCACGACATGCGCCGCGTGGTCGCCGATTCGCCGCGCGGCTATCCCTGCCGCGTGTCCCTGGTCGATGCGGCGGTGGGCGAAACCGTGTTGCTGCTGACCCACGAACACCAGGCCCAGGGCCCGTACCGCGCCAGCGGTCCGATCTTCGTGCGCGAGGCCGCGAGCCGGGCGCAGGCCTACCAGGACCAATGGCCGCCGGTGCTGCTGACCCGCTACCTGTCGCTGCGCGCTTACGACGGCCAAGGCTGGCTGCGCGAGGCCCGGGTAGCCGACGGCGCGCAAGGCGAGCAAGCGGTGCAGGAACTGTTCGCCGATCCGGCGATCGTGCGGGTCGCCGCCCACAACGCGCGCTACGGCTGCTTCCTGTGCGCGATCGACCGCGCCTGA
- the rpoH gene encoding RNA polymerase sigma factor RpoH, producing the protein MTAIAQSTALVANNLPVPSALGSLDAYIGAVHQIPVLTAEDEQALARRYREGEDLDAARELVHSHLRFVVHVARGYNGYGLQIGDLIQEGNIGLMKAVKRFDPDQGVRLVSFAVHWIRAEMHEFILKNWRIVKVATTKAQRKLFFNLRKSKSRLGWMNAEEVRLVAKDLNVSEREVLEMESRLSGRDIGFDAPADEDDDHAPPSPAAYLRAADEDPSQSYEREDEEDNQLALLREGLAGLDARSRDIVKRRWLDADSKITLQELADEYGVSAERIRQIEANALKKMRGLFSA; encoded by the coding sequence ATGACCGCTATCGCCCAATCCACCGCTCTAGTCGCCAACAACCTGCCTGTGCCCAGCGCGCTCGGTTCGCTGGACGCGTACATCGGCGCCGTGCACCAGATTCCGGTGCTCACCGCCGAAGACGAGCAGGCCTTGGCCCGTCGTTACCGCGAAGGGGAAGACCTCGACGCGGCCCGCGAACTCGTTCACTCGCACCTGCGCTTCGTGGTCCACGTGGCCCGCGGCTACAACGGCTACGGCCTGCAGATCGGCGACCTGATCCAGGAAGGCAACATCGGCCTGATGAAGGCGGTGAAGCGCTTCGATCCGGACCAGGGCGTGCGCCTGGTGTCGTTCGCGGTGCACTGGATCCGTGCCGAGATGCACGAGTTCATCCTCAAGAACTGGCGCATCGTCAAGGTCGCCACGACCAAGGCGCAGCGCAAGCTGTTCTTCAACCTGCGCAAGAGCAAGTCGCGCCTGGGCTGGATGAACGCCGAGGAAGTGCGCTTGGTCGCCAAGGACCTCAACGTCTCCGAACGCGAAGTGCTGGAGATGGAGTCGCGCCTGTCCGGTCGCGACATCGGCTTCGATGCGCCGGCCGACGAGGACGACGATCACGCGCCGCCGTCGCCGGCCGCCTACCTGCGCGCCGCCGACGAAGATCCGTCGCAGTCCTACGAGCGCGAGGACGAAGAGGACAACCAGCTGGCCCTGCTGCGCGAAGGCCTGGCCGGCCTGGATGCGCGTTCGCGCGACATCGTCAAGCGCCGCTGGCTGGATGCCGACAGCAAGATCACCTTGCAGGAACTGGCTGACGAGTACGGCGTCAGCGCCGAGCGCATCCGCCAGATCGAAGCCAATGCGTTGAAGAAGATGCGCGGCCTGTTCTCGGCTTGA